A genomic segment from Labrus bergylta chromosome 3, fLabBer1.1, whole genome shotgun sequence encodes:
- the LOC136178567 gene encoding neurofilament medium polypeptide-like codes for MCPSAKEEEEEEEEEEEEEEEEEEEEEEEEEEEEEEEEEEEVEEEEEEEEEEEEEDEEEEEKEEEEEEEKEEEEEEEEEEEEEEEEEDEEEEEEEEEEEEEDEKEEEEEEEEEEEEEEEEEEEEEEEEEEEEEEEEEEEEEEEEVEAREHVS; via the coding sequence ATGTGTCCATCTGccaaggaggaagaggaggaggaggaagaagaggaggaagaggaggaggaagaggaggaagaggaagaagaggaggaggaagaggaagaagaggaggaggaggaggaagaagtggaggaagaggaggaggaagaggaggaggaggaagaagaagacgaggaggaagaggagaaggaggaggaagaagaggaggaaaaggaggaggaggaagaagaggaggaggaggaggaggaggaggaggaagaagaagacgaggaggaagaagaggaggaggaggaggaggaagaagaagacgagaaggaagaggaggaggaggaggaagaggaggaagaggaggaggaggaagaagaggaggaagaagaggaggaggaagaagaggaggaggaggaagaggaggaggaggaggaggaggaggaggaggtagaggccAGAGAGCATGTGTCTTAA